From the genome of Amphiura filiformis unplaced genomic scaffold, Afil_fr2py scaffold_21, whole genome shotgun sequence, one region includes:
- the LOC140143339 gene encoding echinoidin-like, with product MYINECSSTPCVNGATCTDQVGGVYTCSCVAGYTGIHCETDINKCDSNPCRNDGVCIDGQNIYVCDCGPRYTGINCEEVTLQVPILPHQTANRTPRKEGQSCHKCPPFWTHFRDNCYRFFGTAKTWDEAEAHCNGLFSDTAQGHLVSIHSVEESDFVYKFWHDSLIHRLLPDSNASPITDEYYDCTIYLGLHDRNVDGSLVWTDGSSYDYNEWATGYPTKDCTLWANDNFVNRFKWLNIPCKTDHSPFVCKLWLD from the exons atgt ATATCAACGAATGTTCAAGTACCCCGTGTGTGAATGGGGCTACATGTACAGATCAGGTCGGTGGCGTATACACGTGCTCATGTGTTGCGGGTTACACAGGAATCCATTGTGAGACAG ATATCAATAAATGCGATAGTAACCCGTGTAGGAATGATGGTGTATGTATAGATGGCCAAAATATCTACGTATGCGATTGTGGACCGCGGTACACCGGAATCAACTGTGAGGAAG TGACACTGCAGGTCCCGATTCTTCCACATCAAACAGCAAACCGTACACCACGAAAGGAAG GTCAAAGTTGTCATAAATGCCCGCCATTTTGGACGCATTTCCGAGACAACTGCTACCGATTCTTTGGTACTGCCAAGACTTGGGACGAAGCTGAAGCACATTGTAATGGATTGTTCTCCGACACAGCTCAAGGACATTTAGTGTCCATCCATAGTGTAGAAGAGTCTGATTTTGTCTATAAATTCTGGCATGACTCCCTAATCCATCGGCTTCTTCCTGACTCCAACGCGTCGCCCATCACTGATGAATATTATGATTGTACCATCTATCTTGGGTTGCACGACAGGAATGTAGACGGTAGTCTTGTCTGGACGGATGGTAGCTCCTATGATTATAATGAATGGGCCACGGGCTATCCTACAAAAGATTGTACCCTCTGGGCAAATGATAACTTTGTAAACAGGTTTAAATGGCTTAATATTCCATGTAAAACAGATCATTCCCCTTTCGTTTGCAAGCTTTGGCTGGACTGA